A region from the Aegilops tauschii subsp. strangulata cultivar AL8/78 chromosome 5, Aet v6.0, whole genome shotgun sequence genome encodes:
- the LOC109760888 gene encoding biogenesis of lysosome-related organelles complex 1 subunit 1, which translates to MEGAKAAAGPAAGGQLESALLHIMQQHHHQSLRQRQQTERAKKDALRSAARVAGHLVEAVDGGVQELFVNEKRIELEARALLGTIARYRKQSDQWLAASNAVNSVLKEIGDFENWMKIMDFDCKSINAAIRNIHRS; encoded by the exons ATGGAAGGAGCCAAGGcagcggcggggccggcggcgggTGGGCAGCTGGAATCGGCGCTTCTCCACATCATGCAGCAACACCACCACCAATCCCTCCGCCAGCGCCAACAAACCG AGAGGGCGAAGAAGGACGCCCTGCGGAGCGCGGCGCGGGTCGCCGGTCATCTCGTGGAGGCCGTCGACGGCGGGGTGCAGGAGCTCTTCGTCAACGAGAAGCGCATCGAGCTCGAGGCCCGCGCGCTGCTCGGGACCATCGCGCGGTACAGGAAGCAGAGCGACCAGTGGCTCGCCGCCTCCAACGCGGTCAACTCGGTCCTCAAG GAAATTGGAGACTTTGAAAACTGGATGAAGATCATGGATTTTGACTGTAAAAGTATAAATGCAGCCATTCGTAACATTCATCGGTCATGA